Below is a genomic region from Ziziphus jujuba cultivar Dongzao chromosome 7, ASM3175591v1.
AATGATGTTATCCGATCCGGACAGTTGGGCAAATGGATGATCTTTCTTGTATGTCCGCAATTGTACTTCGCCTTTTTGCTTAATCACATCCACCACCCCAACATATCTCAATACCTTCATATATGAAACGACAAAGCAATGAACCCACAGTGCAAAGCATCATAGAAAATTTTCCCATTGGGTGCTCTAATAGGCttttcaacaataatttatatgGTTAACGTTTTTACAATAACTAAATCATACTTCAAAATAATGCTTTCactaatattattcaaaatcatGCTTTCAGTTAAGGCGATTGAATTTTAGGCTTTGATTTCAGTTACTTGTCCATAATAGGTTCtaactaatatttcaaatatactCACTTCCCCTGCATCCTCAGCTATTTGTCTTTTCGTTGCCAAGTCATGATCAAATTGTGGCAGTTTCTGCATAAATTCCTCGGCTGATGGACATGCCTGTAAATAATTATCCAAAAATCCGAATTAAAAATGAACTTGGTCACCCAATTAGGGCCGAATGATTGATATAGAACAAATCTTACTCTCAATGGTTCTGGTACAAGGCTCTCAACGGGGATATCAGAGAGTTCCAGCTTCAAACCAGATTCCCTGGCCAGAATTATCACCTGCAATATAAAGCATATTTCAGAAAACAGAAATGATAATGACAGTAAAGGACAAAGTAAGATGGTATAGGGAGAAACATTGACAAGTTGTAACACATATATGAGTGCTccacaaaataatttcatagTAATGACTTTGAGGAAATCAATACTGATAACATAACAATGTCGCAAACAAATTTAGCAGACGGTACCTTTCTACGAACATCAGTTCCAGATAGATCATCTCTTGGATCTGGCTCGGTATAACCTGCCTGCTTCGCTTCAGCCACTACCTCGCTAAAAGTCCGTCCACTtataaaattgttaaagatGTAACTCAAAGTCCCACTGCAACAGCAAATCCAAGAGGCATTTGTGAGAGTCAAATTTTTTGGCAATGGGGGGTGAAGGAAGCAAAGGTATGACCCACCCATACCCAAACTCCCCACTGTCTTTTATCCTAAAATTCAGAAGGGAAATAAAAGCATGTCTACATACCTGAAGATGCCTTCAATACGCAGAATTCTGTCCCCAGTTTCTAGGAGACCTCGTAATGTACTAATAATTGGGAGACCGGCACCAACTGTTGCTTCATAGAAGTAATGTGTATAAGATTGCCTTTGAAGAGCTCTCAACTTCAAATACTGGATATGGCAAGAAAATTGTAGTTAACCACCAAAAGAGTAATTATGAAAGATCTCCAACAAAACATATAACTAAACTTCGGGGTTTATAAAAACATATAACTAAACAAAAATTGTGCTATTGGCAGCTTTGTATTCACGTTATAATAAATGAATTATgtcattataattttgaaaactgCTTTGACACAGGAAATAGATGTTACCTGATCAAGTGGTCCTGAATTTGCTTTCTTATTTGGGGTGACAACATGAATTCCTTTCCGCAACCAGTCATTGTAATGGCTTGCAATGCCAGAGTCAGCTGTGCAGTCAACCAAAACAGTATTCGGAATAAAATGATTCTCATGAACATGGTGAACAAATTTTTCCAAGACTGCCTTTTCTCCTTCTTCCTTTAAAAGCTCTCTCCATCTAGCTAAATCAATGCCCCTATACACAGCAAAATATTATGTTCATAATCCTATTCTCTCCATCTAAATTTAGTATGCCATGAGAAGCACCTGATGAATATAAaagatttaataataaaaataatgataataataaaagaattaggGATCAGACTCGAGacaatacaaattttatatatatatatatatatatatattaaaaacaaaaacaaaaacaaaaaacttcatCCGTAGAATCAGAACCTATCAACTCTGAATGACTATTTTCCTACTACTGAAGCAGAAGACAGACAAATGTCATATCTTCCAATCACCCATAGAAACAAGTCTGGAATAACTATTTTCCTACTACTGAAGCAGAAGACAGAGACCCGTTTTATCTACCACCGTTTTGTAAATCATGTTCAAGGTGATGCCCAAGGGCCACAATTTTTTCTCTTACGATGCGTTAGTTACCATCATGATATCTGACAATGCCATTTAACTGTGAAAATCTAAAGCTAAATAGTTCTTaaactagaaaaaaatgaaagaaaacctGCTCTAGTAGGAAACCCATATGGTACTAGAAATTCTTGTTGAAATCTTGCAACTTACGAATCACTCAAAAGCATGGTCCTTGAGCCAGTGATTCCCATAACACGCAGATCAATGTTGAATTCTTCCTTGAGGGTTGCTGTctgtaaagaaaaaatatttaaaaaggaTTTGTTTAAATATGTTCCCATGCTTAAcccaaatgaataaaataaatagttcaACTATTTAACATTAAGATCCAATCAGCAATCAGCATTAATACATCACACAAGTTGCTAACCATAATAAAAATCTATACAACTATTCCAGCAGAATCATTGATTAATTCCATAAaacaaaagcaattttttttggccaaaaccAAAGCAGTTGTGTTTGTGATATCCATATTCATTTCCTTCAGAATTTTATGTATATCTTTACTTCTTTATCATTCGTGAGACCAAGGAATCTTATATTTATAACGTCCACATAATTTATTTACCTTTTCAAAAGAAACTAACTTCATTACATTGTTTACGAGTATGCCACTCCCTATTTCACATGTAACCATGTAAGACAGCAAAGACAAGAAATTGGTTGTAGATACAATGTAATGGCTCCCTGCTCAGACAACTTAATTGAACTAGAACTAGTGCAGATGTATACAAAATCTACAAAAAGGTTTCTGACTACTAAATTATATTGAATGAATTGCTCAGCCAAAATGCTCAAAACTATACAAATAATATTATCTGAGGTATTGTAAACAAGTAATTACAGATGAATCAACCAAACCCATGCAGTCTGAcagtgagagagagaaacaaataaattcataaaaaataaaaataaataaaaaaagatgcaaTTTTACACTCGAAACAGAGTAAAATTAAATGATTAATACAAAGTTTAAAAAAGTGTACCTGATCCCTTAGTTGATCGAGTAATGTGCCACCAATCAATCCAGGTCCAATAATGCCCACTGCAATCGTGGTTCTTGAAAGATAAAATCTGGAATGAACAGCTCTTAGGCCCCTTATACAGTCTTCTCTTTTCAATACCACAGTTATGTTGTACTCAGAACAACCTTGAGCTATAGCACGCACATTGATGTTTGCCTACATTATAATTATAAGTTATGTGATATAAAAAACGAAGTAAAATAATGTAGAAGTTGAACTAATAAGAATCATCTGGATTTGTAAACAGTTGTGAGACTAATCATATAAACAGTTGATAAGTCCTCACCTTTGCAAGTGCATTGAAAAGAGTGGCACTGACTCCAGGAGTACTAGCCATTTTCTGGCCAACTGCTGCCAGAATGCTACAGTTTGGAATAACTTGAACCTGAGAGGGTAAACGAATATAGAAGAGGTTATAATAAAGGTCCTAGTCATAGATACAGCTGATAGCATATGTTTTAATGATTCAGTAAAGCGTCGTCCTTACTCAAATTTCAGAAAGAGAGGCTAAGAAGTTATCTCCTATAATAATGAATCAGAATTATATTAGACTATAAAAGTATCTTCTATATTAATGAATCAGTTCCCTAGAATATAAAAGTGTCACAATAAAAGATGCACATCCCAGATGTAGATGGTGTGTAGAGCAGCATCTACTCTGCACCATAAGACTCAGGAAAAAGTTTTGAATTATCAAATTATACCAAAAGGTATGGTAAAACCAGTGATCCAGAAAAGCACAAAAAAGCAACTCAACAACCATATTACACTAATACACTACTGAAGTTACACTGTTTAAGCAAATTCTGGGAAAGCAGAAATTAGGCACCTGAGAGAGACGCCCAGCATCCAAAGCTTGACGAAATCTAGACTGCAATGCCTCAGCAACAGCCTTTACTTCCTTATCGGGCACAGCAAAGCAAACAGAATGCTCACTGCTAGCCTacaataaccaaattattaaGGATCAAATTTTCTGTTGCTGTATCAAAGTAtcagaaaaactaaaaattgagGTTAGGGGCACCTGAGATATCATAATAACATTAGCTCCCACAGCTTTTACAGCATCAAATATGGCACTAGCTGTACCAGGAACACCAGCCATTCCAGTTCTGGGAAAAAGATAggtaaaaaaaagatattataaatagggagaaaatgaaaaagtttgTTTGCAGAATTATCAAAACACAGCTCACCCCTCAACATTTACAAGGGCCAAATTGTCTATTGTTGCAAACCCTTTAACATAAGACTCCAATCCCTGAGCAACTTCATCCATATCAGCAGCAGCACGGCAAATCTTTGTTCCAGGTGCAGAGAGGTTGAAAATATTCCTTATTATAATTGGAATATCATATCGCATCACTGGAATAATGGTACGTGGGTGCAAAACATTAGCCCCAAAATATGACTGCACAGATATACAATGCTTATGTTAAAAATTGTGAATGTAGAAACTCTCAGAAACTTTGACAGTGAAAAGTAGTAAATTTCACCATCTCCCAGGCCTCTTGATAAGATAATGTCTTCAGAATCACTGCCTCACTAACTGCAGAAGATATATCTCTTAGTATTGAATAAAACCCTACCTTAATTATCTAAGAAAATTCTTAAAAGATGTTGTCAATCAGAATAAGAAATACACACATACACAGTTCTATAGATGTAAATTAGGTGACTCAACGTTGTCCAAGCAGTAAGCATGAATGAAGGATGGAACAAACCTTTTCTGGGGTCTGCACTATACACACCATCAACATCTGTCCAAATTGTAACTTGACGAGCTCTTAATAAAGCACCCATTATAGCAGAAGAGAAGTCACTTCCATCTCTCTTCAAAGTAGTTGGAATATTTTGTGGTGTGCTAGCAATAAAGCCAGTTGCTATTATTGTCTTTGCTTGATTTTTGGAGTACCATTTCTCAAGTCTCTGCTCAGATTCTGCATAAACAGGATCTACTTGATTAGAACTAGTAGGGTTTACAACAAGAACTTCCCTTGTATCCATCCACTGGCAGTCCACGCCATTCTGCAACATAGACAAAAGAGAAGCAAATGATGGTAAATAAGAATAAGATGACTTGGAAAAGCTGCATTTAgaaatgataagaaaaaaaaccacTGCACCTTTCTAACAAGAGATGATAACAATTGAGCAGACCATAGCTCTCCATGTCCCACAACAAAGTCAGTGAAAGATTCCGTCGCATGACCAGCTGCCAGAATTTAGCTTGTTAGTAAATATTTTGAGTAAAAACTTGATAGAAAACATCATCCAAAATATGAAGCAGAAGGACAGTCAACAGAtataaatttaacaacaaaataagaataactcatttcaaaaatttctcaaaagtGAAGCACCAGCATTCTAAGAaggacaaaaaataataataataataataaagaataaaaaataaaggctTGTTTATGCACACACAAAAAGGTACATATAAGAAAGAG
It encodes:
- the LOC107423468 gene encoding bifunctional aspartokinase/homoserine dehydrogenase 1, chloroplastic; this translates as MASFSSAISNPRHVLSQKALAHDAKHMKICASHCSAFPLHFQRSPICRMSFISRLERKETRKPQISASVTDTTVGKSSEKVKLPKGDMWSVHKFGGTCVGSSERIKNVADIILNDDSERKLVVVSAMSKVTDMMYDLIYKAQSRDESYISALDAVLEKHRSTALDLLDGDELGSFLSQLHHDISNLKAMLRAIYIAGHATESFTDFVVGHGELWSAQLLSSLVRKNGVDCQWMDTREVLVVNPTSSNQVDPVYAESEQRLEKWYSKNQAKTIIATGFIASTPQNIPTTLKRDGSDFSSAIMGALLRARQVTIWTDVDGVYSADPRKVSEAVILKTLSYQEAWEMSYFGANVLHPRTIIPVMRYDIPIIIRNIFNLSAPGTKICRAAADMDEVAQGLESYVKGFATIDNLALVNVEGTGMAGVPGTASAIFDAVKAVGANVIMISQASSEHSVCFAVPDKEVKAVAEALQSRFRQALDAGRLSQVQVIPNCSILAAVGQKMASTPGVSATLFNALAKANINVRAIAQGCSEYNITVVLKREDCIRGLRAVHSRFYLSRTTIAVGIIGPGLIGGTLLDQLRDQTATLKEEFNIDLRVMGITGSRTMLLSDSGIDLARWRELLKEEGEKAVLEKFVHHVHENHFIPNTVLVDCTADSGIASHYNDWLRKGIHVVTPNKKANSGPLDQYLKLRALQRQSYTHYFYEATVGAGLPIISTLRGLLETGDRILRIEGIFSGTLSYIFNNFISGRTFSEVVAEAKQAGYTEPDPRDDLSGTDVRRKVIILARESGLKLELSDIPVESLVPEPLRACPSAEEFMQKLPQFDHDLATKRQIAEDAGEVLRYVGVVDVIKQKGEVQLRTYKKDHPFAQLSGSDNIIAFTTRRYKEQPLIVRGPGAGAEVTAGGVFSDILRLASYLGAPS